In Candidatus Defluviilinea proxima, a single genomic region encodes these proteins:
- a CDS encoding class I SAM-dependent methyltransferase, with the protein MNSPSFTFLEATNWKDYALLDSGDGLKLERFGKYVFARPESQAMWKRSLTSEWKNADAVFIPSGEESGGHWDLKKKVDERWEMKYGDLRFWTMTTPGRHLGVFPEVAAHWDWFSGLIANAKREVNVLNLFGYTGLASLAAASAGAKVAHVDASKKSVGWARENQALSKLTDAPIRWIVDDALKFVQREARRGTKYDGIILDPPKFGRGPKGEVWEVYKSLPTLLEACRECLSDKPLFVVNTVYAVRASAVHVAQAMDDMMKGFGGKVDMGELVTREQSAGRLLSQAVYARWEK; encoded by the coding sequence ATGAACTCTCCCTCATTTACTTTTCTCGAAGCCACCAACTGGAAAGACTATGCCCTACTCGATAGTGGCGATGGCCTGAAGCTTGAACGCTTTGGCAAATATGTTTTTGCGCGCCCCGAGTCACAAGCGATGTGGAAACGGTCACTCACTTCCGAGTGGAAGAATGCCGACGCGGTCTTCATCCCCTCTGGCGAGGAAAGCGGCGGACATTGGGATCTCAAAAAGAAGGTAGATGAGAGGTGGGAGATGAAATATGGAGACTTGCGCTTCTGGACAATGACTACCCCTGGCCGTCATTTAGGTGTGTTCCCTGAAGTCGCCGCGCATTGGGATTGGTTCAGCGGGTTGATTGCAAATGCAAAGCGTGAAGTTAACGTTTTAAACTTATTTGGATATACAGGACTCGCCTCTTTAGCCGCCGCATCGGCTGGAGCGAAAGTGGCTCACGTAGACGCTTCAAAGAAATCCGTTGGTTGGGCACGTGAGAACCAAGCCTTATCCAAGCTGACAGACGCCCCCATCCGCTGGATCGTGGACGACGCGTTGAAATTTGTCCAGCGCGAGGCAAGACGCGGAACAAAATACGATGGCATCATCCTTGACCCACCCAAATTCGGGCGCGGACCGAAAGGCGAAGTGTGGGAAGTATACAAGTCCCTGCCGACATTGCTCGAAGCATGCCGCGAATGTTTGAGCGATAAACCGTTGTTCGTTGTCAACACAGTGTACGCAGTACGCGCATCAGCGGTCCACGTGGCACAAGCCATGGACGATATGATGAAAGGCTTTGGGGGAAAGGTGGATATGGGAGAACTGGTCACGCGCGAGCAAAGTGCGGGGCGGCTGTTGTCACAAGCGGTGTATGCACGGTGGGAAAAATAA
- a CDS encoding Ig-like domain-containing protein codes for MTKFRFSLTLNCLLLISLILSSCSGIPNIRNLIAQPTATVPSATVATTGQAAAPALVETDPVQNTVIGHQVPITFYFNQAMNKTTVEAAISGLPAGTFTWNDEATLVFTPAQPYIPNTKINIEIANTIQSASGFGITEPIQLSYTVADYLRAVNQLPKPNTTDADVDAAIAVSFNQPVVPLGADPASLSAPFVVQPEIEGKGEWISTSTYVFYPKPSMLGGTEYTVSVNQDIKTASGVGLDGSVINAWKFLTTRPRVVEVSPSPEGFMAPDAEVKLTFNQPMDKQSVQLSFLLNGPEGPANGKYAWNDEGTELTFKPDSNLTRGFGYTLNVGKAAKSKGGMTLGTDYGTVLNVFADFAVSSSDTNYGGTTFIFNAPLAKGDYKNLVTVSPPVENFDVNVDVENKSLYLYGNFIPDTDYSIELSATIGDQWGQLLNTPFKLDVHTPALPASISLKSFGYSTAFVRPDEPALYATAINVQNTDITVAPLSLQDFFTLQNSYDLQQSYTPAEPSTYSQVLETSPEQNNAVKLALTQANTQLLPGMYYVSIASPQIQSKTVYFAASSQVNLTFKLGATDALVWAMDLSSQTPVANTPVYLYDEAGNTLASGSTDANGIWRGPAIKSEGTVFAALGTPGTENFALAFSNWNTGVNAWDFGYAQNTQAPHTQIYMYTDRPIYRPGQTVYYRGIVRQAFNGRYELPNVKNVPIVLNDAQGTQLTNINTDLSPYGSFNGQIELSQDAVPGYYTFTNEGLNFFLSFQVAEYRKPEINLGLELPITEIKQGATSQANVNARYFFDAPAGNTDVKWSLYEKPDHFYLPEYETGLIDASWLDMYRLPSDFDSRYFGSLINEGTGQTTPSGTLSINLPAIPETDSPKRLTLEVTATEDSGLPVSTRKELFVHPADFYIGLHPDQWFGPAKSELGFEVYTVDWERNPSSGKLLTAEFKQVRWDRETDTYGNPQFTPVYTSVSSSNLATGPDGKARLSFVPPTAGTYMLDVSGDGAHSQVLVWVGGAGTAAWPDLPNQRLQLTADKESYLAGDTAKVFIPNPFATKSYALVTVERGLISKADMITLNGSGSEYTLPLTEDDAPNVYVSVTVLGQGNNFRQGFVNLPVAPDAQNLKVQVISNPAQAGPRDQVTFDVLVTDNKAQPVQGEFSLSVVDLATLALADPNAEDILPAFYHNQPLGIETGISLAAYGGRDALEPGGLGGGGGEDTPFVREDFPDTAYWNPSLITTPEGRGQVTMTLPDSLTTWHVDVRGTTMDTKVGQAETQIVSTKPLLIRPVTPRFLVSGDHVLMAALVNNNTADKLNVTVNIQSDGFVLDSPESATRSFEVSPNSQARVEWWGTASLAQSADMVFSVKTNGSPSLQDSARPVWGKLPILQYSAPQAFVTGGVLRGASSQQEVISLPRTFTPGPGSGLDVELSPSLAGSLLSALEAMEVPPYSISAEASLSYLLPNIEVHRALNNAGLSDPALSERIEKNLNASVSRLLFLQNPDGGWSWWGQSVGENGATSDPYISAYVLFGLLRAQQVGSIINQSVLDRATGFLHQSQKQITAKTTGAELDDAAFIQYVLKLANSTDQTAIDSLYGARDRMSPTGLAWVACVLNSLNPADPHVKELVSKLETSAIRTASSAHWETPTQNIISRGSPIYTTSIVVYVLAQIDSANTVMFDAVRYLAAHRNASKLWNIGHENAWAMVALNEAMVGLGDLRADFKFNAALNGSPLTGGDVNGIQLAPLKANVPLEFLSPNSPNLLTIQREDGLGRLYYNAVLKVNRPVQDVKPLDMGMGIERTYCLTKQKTCSPLSSLKLASDQFVTAQLTLNLPHDSYYVMVEDHIPAGMEILDNSLKTSQLGVDSTDVQAQFDDTSPFADGWGWWLFNQPQIHDEGILFTADHLPAGTYVLTYTLIPVQAGEFRVLPAHAWQSFFPEVQGTSAGTVFEIKP; via the coding sequence ATGACAAAATTCCGCTTCTCCCTCACCCTAAATTGTCTTCTCCTCATCAGCCTGATCCTCAGCTCATGCAGTGGCATTCCTAATATTCGCAATCTCATAGCGCAACCCACAGCGACAGTTCCTTCTGCAACAGTTGCTACAACAGGACAGGCCGCCGCACCAGCACTGGTGGAAACAGACCCTGTACAGAACACTGTCATCGGACATCAAGTTCCGATCACGTTCTACTTTAATCAGGCAATGAACAAAACCACAGTCGAAGCGGCCATCAGCGGATTGCCCGCAGGGACATTCACGTGGAACGATGAAGCGACCCTCGTCTTCACCCCCGCACAACCTTACATCCCCAACACAAAGATCAATATCGAGATCGCGAACACCATCCAATCTGCCAGCGGATTTGGCATTACGGAACCCATTCAACTTTCTTACACGGTTGCAGATTATTTGCGCGCAGTCAACCAGTTGCCCAAACCAAACACCACCGATGCAGATGTAGACGCGGCCATTGCCGTCTCTTTCAATCAACCTGTCGTGCCGCTTGGCGCAGACCCCGCTTCTTTATCAGCTCCTTTTGTTGTTCAGCCAGAGATCGAAGGCAAAGGGGAATGGATCAGCACTAGCACGTATGTCTTTTATCCGAAACCATCCATGTTGGGCGGCACAGAATACACTGTCAGCGTGAATCAAGATATTAAGACTGCATCAGGCGTCGGGTTGGATGGAAGCGTGATCAATGCATGGAAGTTCCTCACGACAAGACCGCGAGTCGTCGAGGTGAGTCCATCTCCCGAAGGATTCATGGCACCGGACGCCGAGGTCAAACTTACGTTTAATCAGCCCATGGACAAACAGAGCGTTCAACTGAGCTTTCTGTTGAATGGACCGGAAGGCCCGGCCAATGGAAAGTATGCGTGGAACGACGAAGGCACCGAGTTGACATTCAAGCCCGACAGCAATTTGACGCGCGGATTTGGATATACCTTGAACGTAGGCAAGGCCGCGAAATCAAAAGGAGGCATGACACTCGGCACTGACTATGGGACCGTGTTGAATGTGTTTGCCGATTTTGCAGTGAGTTCCTCTGATACGAATTATGGCGGTACGACTTTCATATTCAATGCACCGCTGGCAAAAGGCGATTACAAAAACCTTGTAACCGTTTCTCCACCAGTCGAGAACTTTGATGTGAATGTTGATGTGGAGAACAAAAGCCTGTATCTATACGGCAACTTCATCCCCGATACCGATTATTCGATCGAGCTATCGGCCACGATCGGCGACCAGTGGGGACAATTGTTGAACACGCCATTCAAGCTGGATGTTCACACACCGGCTTTGCCCGCTTCCATTTCCCTGAAATCATTCGGATACTCCACCGCATTTGTGCGACCCGATGAACCGGCGTTGTATGCGACAGCGATCAATGTGCAGAACACGGATATAACCGTTGCGCCTTTATCGTTGCAGGATTTCTTCACGCTTCAAAATTCATACGACTTGCAACAATCGTACACACCGGCTGAACCTTCCACCTACTCACAAGTGTTGGAGACATCACCAGAGCAAAACAACGCGGTGAAATTGGCGCTCACACAAGCCAACACACAACTTCTGCCCGGCATGTATTATGTGAGCATCGCTTCGCCGCAAATCCAATCGAAGACCGTTTATTTCGCGGCTTCGAGTCAGGTCAACCTCACATTCAAACTGGGTGCCACCGATGCACTCGTGTGGGCCATGGACCTTTCCTCGCAGACTCCGGTAGCTAATACACCGGTCTATCTCTATGATGAAGCAGGTAACACTCTTGCTTCCGGCTCCACCGATGCGAACGGTATTTGGCGCGGACCGGCCATCAAAAGCGAAGGGACAGTCTTCGCCGCGCTTGGTACCCCCGGCACAGAGAATTTCGCACTGGCCTTCAGCAATTGGAACACAGGGGTCAATGCCTGGGATTTCGGATACGCACAAAACACACAGGCTCCGCATACCCAGATCTATATGTATACTGACCGTCCCATCTATCGCCCCGGTCAAACTGTGTACTATCGTGGAATCGTGCGCCAGGCCTTCAATGGGCGATATGAACTTCCCAACGTCAAGAATGTGCCCATCGTTTTGAACGATGCACAAGGTACACAACTCACCAACATCAACACCGACCTTTCGCCCTACGGCTCATTCAACGGTCAGATCGAACTCTCGCAAGATGCCGTGCCGGGTTACTACACCTTCACCAATGAAGGTCTCAATTTCTTCCTCTCCTTTCAGGTGGCTGAGTATCGTAAACCTGAGATCAACCTCGGCCTCGAGCTTCCCATCACAGAGATCAAACAAGGTGCGACATCGCAGGCGAACGTCAATGCGCGATACTTTTTCGATGCCCCGGCTGGAAACACGGATGTCAAATGGTCACTCTATGAAAAGCCCGATCATTTCTACCTGCCTGAGTATGAAACCGGCTTGATCGATGCCAGCTGGCTGGATATGTATCGTCTTCCCTCTGATTTTGACTCCCGCTACTTTGGGTCTCTTATCAACGAAGGCACGGGTCAAACGACCCCGAGCGGGACTCTGTCCATCAACCTACCAGCCATCCCTGAAACGGATTCGCCTAAACGTCTCACCCTCGAGGTGACCGCCACCGAAGACTCCGGCTTGCCCGTCAGCACCCGCAAGGAATTGTTCGTTCATCCAGCAGATTTTTACATCGGTTTGCACCCCGATCAATGGTTTGGCCCGGCCAAATCGGAACTTGGGTTTGAAGTCTACACTGTGGATTGGGAACGGAATCCTTCCAGTGGAAAACTACTCACCGCTGAATTCAAACAAGTGCGTTGGGATAGAGAAACCGACACGTATGGAAATCCCCAATTCACGCCGGTGTACACATCCGTTAGCAGTAGCAACCTCGCTACTGGACCAGACGGCAAAGCACGGCTTTCATTTGTTCCACCGACTGCTGGAACGTACATGCTCGATGTCTCAGGCGATGGTGCACACTCACAAGTCTTGGTCTGGGTTGGGGGCGCTGGCACAGCCGCATGGCCCGACCTCCCCAACCAGAGACTGCAACTGACAGCCGACAAAGAATCCTATCTGGCAGGTGATACCGCCAAGGTCTTCATCCCGAATCCATTCGCTACAAAATCATACGCGCTCGTCACTGTGGAACGTGGCTTGATCTCAAAAGCGGACATGATCACACTCAACGGAAGCGGCAGTGAATATACATTACCGCTGACAGAAGATGATGCGCCAAATGTATACGTCAGCGTGACAGTTTTGGGACAAGGCAATAACTTCCGCCAGGGATTTGTCAACTTGCCCGTTGCGCCAGATGCACAGAACCTGAAAGTACAAGTCATTTCAAATCCGGCGCAAGCTGGGCCGCGCGATCAAGTCACATTCGATGTGTTGGTCACAGACAACAAGGCACAACCAGTACAAGGAGAGTTCTCTCTCTCAGTGGTTGACCTTGCCACGCTCGCACTCGCAGACCCGAATGCAGAAGATATTTTGCCTGCGTTCTATCACAACCAACCACTCGGCATTGAAACCGGCATCTCCCTCGCGGCCTACGGTGGACGTGATGCTTTGGAACCCGGCGGTCTCGGTGGTGGGGGCGGCGAGGACACACCGTTCGTGCGTGAAGATTTCCCCGACACAGCATATTGGAATCCTTCGCTCATCACCACCCCCGAAGGGCGCGGACAAGTCACGATGACTCTGCCTGATTCATTGACCACATGGCATGTAGATGTGCGCGGCACAACAATGGACACGAAAGTCGGGCAGGCTGAAACACAGATCGTTTCGACTAAACCTTTGTTGATCCGCCCGGTTACGCCGAGATTCTTGGTAAGCGGTGACCATGTGTTAATGGCGGCTTTGGTCAACAACAACACGGCCGATAAATTAAATGTAACAGTCAATATTCAAAGTGATGGCTTCGTTCTCGATAGTCCCGAATCAGCCACGCGCAGTTTTGAAGTTTCACCCAACTCACAGGCCCGCGTGGAATGGTGGGGCACGGCGTCTCTGGCTCAATCTGCAGACATGGTCTTTTCGGTGAAGACAAACGGAAGTCCATCGTTACAAGATTCTGCACGCCCTGTTTGGGGCAAGTTGCCGATCTTGCAATACAGTGCTCCGCAGGCATTCGTCACAGGCGGGGTATTGCGTGGCGCATCTTCACAACAAGAAGTGATCTCACTTCCGCGCACATTCACGCCCGGCCCTGGTAGCGGCTTGGATGTAGAGTTAAGCCCTTCGTTGGCTGGCAGTTTACTCTCCGCGTTGGAGGCGATGGAAGTCCCGCCTTATTCGATCAGCGCTGAGGCAAGTCTCTCGTATTTGCTCCCCAATATCGAAGTCCATCGCGCATTGAACAATGCCGGTTTAAGCGACCCTGCGCTCTCGGAACGGATCGAAAAAAATCTAAACGCAAGTGTGAGCCGCTTGCTATTTTTACAGAACCCAGATGGCGGCTGGAGTTGGTGGGGACAGAGCGTCGGTGAAAACGGTGCGACCAGCGACCCCTATATTTCAGCCTATGTTCTGTTTGGTCTACTGCGCGCACAACAGGTTGGTTCGATCATCAATCAAAGCGTATTAGATCGTGCAACCGGGTTCCTGCATCAATCACAAAAACAGATTACAGCAAAAACTACAGGTGCAGAGCTCGATGATGCGGCATTCATACAATATGTATTGAAGTTAGCCAACAGCACCGATCAAACCGCGATCGATTCACTCTACGGCGCGCGTGACCGCATGAGCCCAACGGGACTTGCATGGGTTGCTTGTGTTCTCAATTCGCTCAACCCTGCTGACCCGCACGTCAAAGAACTTGTCAGCAAACTTGAAACAAGCGCCATACGTACAGCATCTAGCGCACATTGGGAAACGCCGACACAAAACATCATCTCGCGCGGGTCGCCCATTTACACAACATCCATCGTTGTATATGTGCTCGCACAGATCGACTCAGCCAATACGGTCATGTTCGATGCTGTCCGTTATCTTGCCGCGCATCGCAATGCCAGCAAGCTATGGAATATCGGCCACGAGAACGCCTGGGCCATGGTTGCACTCAATGAAGCCATGGTAGGGCTTGGCGATCTACGCGCCGATTTCAAATTCAATGCCGCGCTCAACGGAAGTCCGCTCACGGGTGGCGATGTAAATGGCATTCAACTCGCGCCCCTCAAGGCAAATGTTCCGCTGGAATTCCTTTCACCCAATTCACCCAACCTGCTCACCATCCAACGCGAAGATGGGCTTGGCCGCCTCTATTACAACGCAGTCTTGAAGGTCAATCGTCCCGTGCAGGATGTCAAGCCTTTGGACATGGGTATGGGTATCGAACGCACTTACTGCCTCACTAAACAAAAGACCTGCTCGCCTCTTTCCTCCCTGAAGCTTGCTTCTGATCAATTCGTCACCGCCCAGCTGACGTTGAATCTGCCTCATGACTCGTACTACGTCATGGTCGAGGACCACATCCCTGCAGGTATGGAAATTTTGGATAACAGCCTCAAGACCAGTCAACTCGGCGTTGACTCAACCGATGTACAAGCCCAGTTTGACGATACGAGTCCCTTTGCAGATGGATGGGGCTGGTGGCTGTTCAACCAACCGCAAATCCATGATGAAGGCATCCTCTTCACTGCCGATCATCTCCCCGCCGGAACCTACGTGCTGACGTACACTCTCATCCCTGTGCAAGCCGGGGAATTCCGCGTGCTCCCTGCACACGCCTGGCAATCCTTCTTCCCCGAAGTACAAGGGACAAGTGCAGGCACGGTCTTCGAGATCAAGCCGTAA
- the rsmH gene encoding 16S rRNA (cytosine(1402)-N(4))-methyltransferase RsmH yields the protein MNDSPHQPVLYKEIIHALQPQKGGRYVDGTLGAGGHARGILEASAPDGQLLGLDVDPQALAIARETLAPCEHRAHLAQASYTTLSTQLKSLGWDSVDGIVLDLGASSMQFDTAERGFSFMYDAPLDMRFGPHATQTAADIVNSYSERELADLIYEYGEDRDSRKIARAIVNKRPLHTTRELVAAIEAVSPRRGDRVHPATKTFQALRIAVNEELSSIESVLPQAVAGLRSGGRLAVISFHSLEDRIVKEFFRSQSKDLVNPPYEQIYEEERNAILKEVNRKPILPSEEETKDNPRARSAKLRIAEKI from the coding sequence ATGAATGACTCACCGCACCAACCTGTACTTTACAAAGAGATTATACACGCGTTGCAACCCCAAAAAGGTGGGCGCTATGTCGATGGAACATTAGGCGCGGGTGGACACGCTCGCGGCATTTTGGAGGCATCTGCGCCAGATGGACAATTGCTGGGTCTCGATGTAGACCCGCAGGCGTTAGCGATCGCTCGTGAGACCTTGGCTCCTTGCGAACATCGTGCTCATCTGGCGCAAGCCTCCTACACGACTCTATCCACCCAACTGAAGAGCCTCGGATGGGATTCCGTGGATGGAATTGTCCTCGACCTTGGTGCTTCGTCAATGCAGTTCGATACAGCCGAACGCGGCTTCTCGTTCATGTATGATGCTCCGCTCGACATGCGCTTTGGACCTCACGCCACACAGACTGCCGCCGATATCGTGAACAGTTATTCAGAACGGGAACTGGCTGACTTGATCTACGAATACGGCGAAGATCGCGACTCACGCAAAATAGCGCGAGCCATCGTCAACAAAAGACCGCTTCACACGACCCGTGAACTGGTCGCAGCGATAGAAGCCGTATCTCCCCGACGAGGAGATCGCGTTCACCCCGCGACGAAAACGTTTCAGGCACTACGTATCGCGGTGAACGAAGAACTGTCTTCGATAGAGTCAGTGCTTCCGCAAGCAGTAGCAGGACTCAGGTCCGGTGGAAGACTCGCAGTGATCTCCTTCCACTCACTGGAGGATCGGATTGTAAAAGAGTTCTTCCGCAGTCAAAGCAAGGATCTGGTCAATCCGCCGTACGAACAGATATATGAAGAAGAACGTAACGCGATATTGAAAGAGGTAAATCGAAAACCGATTTTGCCCTCGGAAGAAGAAACAAAAGACAATCCGAGAGCGCGCAGTGCAAAATTACGCATTGCCGAAAAAATATAG
- a CDS encoding DsbA family protein produces MTEEKKSKRQERREKIKQQEQRSRLITMGLLVVGAALVVLAFIYPTLNPPTIITPEPRTAALPNPDGLSLGDANAPAVIDVFEDFQCPACQYFSESVEPQIIQYLVETGKARLVFHNYPFIDGDGASNGGESDQAANASMCANEQDKFWDMQAIIYKNWNGENKGNLSDAKLKAMAKTIGLDTNAFDSCFDDNKYKKEIQADFELGQTMGVSGTPSVFVNGQKVGEAGKIATFQEIAVAVDLIVNTPK; encoded by the coding sequence ATGACTGAAGAGAAGAAAAGCAAACGTCAGGAACGACGTGAAAAGATCAAACAACAGGAACAACGAAGCCGCCTGATCACCATGGGCCTGCTAGTAGTGGGGGCCGCACTGGTGGTCCTCGCATTCATTTATCCAACCCTGAATCCGCCCACAATCATCACCCCCGAACCGCGCACGGCCGCCCTCCCCAACCCAGATGGGTTGAGTCTCGGTGACGCCAATGCCCCAGCAGTTATTGATGTCTTCGAGGACTTCCAGTGCCCCGCCTGCCAGTACTTTAGTGAAAGCGTAGAGCCCCAGATCATCCAATACCTGGTTGAGACCGGCAAGGCGCGTTTGGTATTCCACAACTATCCCTTCATTGATGGCGACGGCGCCTCCAACGGCGGCGAATCAGATCAGGCCGCCAATGCATCCATGTGCGCCAATGAGCAGGACAAATTCTGGGATATGCAGGCCATCATCTACAAGAACTGGAACGGCGAAAATAAAGGTAATTTGAGCGACGCCAAGCTAAAAGCCATGGCTAAAACCATCGGCTTGGACACTAACGCCTTCGACTCCTGCTTCGACGACAACAAATACAAAAAAGAGATCCAAGCCGATTTCGAACTCGGGCAAACAATGGGAGTCAGCGGTACACCCAGCGTGTTCGTGAACGGCCAAAAGGTTGGCGAAGCCGGTAAGATCGCAACCTTCCAGGAAATTGCAGTAGCAGTTGACCTGATCGTAAATACCCCCAAGTAA
- the mraZ gene encoding division/cell wall cluster transcriptional repressor MraZ, with the protein MFLGQFQHNLDDKGRLMVPARYRDLLAAGAFITQGFDKCLMVMTDAYFAQVYERINNMNLADPTARMLRRLILSNAYPVEVDKVGRILVPQNLREFLGITSGELTVAGQGDYFEVWTPAEWKVQMDNLHDVEANEQRFSTLDLSKNTSSS; encoded by the coding sequence ATGTTCTTAGGTCAGTTCCAGCACAATCTCGATGATAAAGGTCGCCTGATGGTTCCGGCGCGCTATCGTGATTTGCTGGCGGCTGGCGCCTTCATCACACAAGGCTTTGACAAATGTCTGATGGTGATGACCGATGCGTACTTCGCACAAGTTTACGAACGCATCAACAACATGAACCTTGCTGATCCTACCGCTCGTATGTTGCGCCGCCTCATTCTTTCGAATGCTTATCCTGTAGAAGTGGATAAAGTCGGGCGCATCCTTGTTCCGCAAAATTTACGTGAATTCCTCGGCATCACCAGCGGAGAACTCACGGTGGCGGGGCAGGGCGATTACTTCGAAGTGTGGACACCTGCAGAGTGGAAGGTCCAGATGGACAACCTGCACGATGTCGAAGCCAACGAACAACGCTTCTCCACACTTGATCTTTCGAAGAACACTTCGTCGTCATAA
- a CDS encoding penicillin-binding protein 2, whose translation MRQQYAIRSLLLAVSLAFVGLAVLVQMVRIQNSEQAKIFLSQGDMYAGEFRMYYPERGEIYDRNGHLLAGNRTVYEVGVSLTEMKDVDALAYVLGTYLNMTQGEVREKLVNSPKTWTYVVIKDYVDADTVAVLQQVLKQLKDTDDKRLNGLAFKPHYQRSYPETNLASNVLGFVTRDGRGYFGIEEKYNDLLAGNPVQVWVPRDPNKATEIPKVPNGTTLVLTINRDLQAKVEGILDQSLTQYGAKNGTIIVMDPKTGEILAMAATPRMDLNNYSAYFDIYDNGSQYNRSIGMAYEAGSVVKILTMAAALDTNTVKPDTTYIDTGSIDVGGITIQNWDRQPWGQQDMIGCLRHSLNVCLAWIATEMGSQNFYSYMEHFGLGHPTGIDLSGEAMGRLKIPGDSDWYPVDLGTNAFGQGVTVTPLQMLMSASSIANHGQMVTPHVLYAMLRDGHQYNVPSQYAGTPISAQTAQTLSEMMAISVEGESAGALLPGYRVAGKTGTAQIPTDYGYDPNHTNVSFIGWGPVDDPKFMIYVWLQEPETSIWSSQTAAPVFSEVAEQTVITLNIPPDVVRNQYGSR comes from the coding sequence ATGAGACAACAATACGCCATTCGTTCTCTTCTGTTAGCAGTCAGCCTGGCCTTTGTAGGTCTGGCTGTGCTTGTACAAATGGTTCGTATTCAAAATAGCGAACAAGCCAAGATCTTTCTCTCGCAAGGCGATATGTATGCGGGAGAATTCCGTATGTACTACCCGGAACGCGGTGAGATCTATGATCGCAATGGTCACCTGTTGGCCGGTAATCGCACAGTTTATGAAGTGGGCGTAAGCTTGACCGAAATGAAAGACGTAGACGCTTTGGCTTATGTTCTTGGTACCTATCTGAACATGACTCAAGGCGAGGTCCGCGAGAAGTTGGTCAATTCCCCCAAGACCTGGACATATGTTGTCATCAAAGATTATGTGGATGCAGATACTGTCGCTGTGTTGCAACAAGTTCTCAAACAACTAAAAGATACAGACGATAAGCGTCTGAACGGTTTGGCTTTCAAACCGCATTACCAGCGCAGTTACCCCGAAACAAACCTCGCCTCGAATGTACTTGGCTTCGTCACCCGCGATGGACGTGGCTATTTCGGCATCGAAGAAAAATACAATGACTTGTTGGCTGGTAACCCTGTGCAAGTATGGGTGCCGCGTGACCCCAATAAGGCAACTGAGATCCCCAAAGTTCCCAATGGTACAACGCTCGTGTTGACGATCAACCGCGACCTGCAAGCCAAGGTCGAGGGTATTCTCGATCAGTCACTCACACAATATGGTGCGAAGAACGGCACCATCATCGTTATGGACCCCAAGACCGGCGAGATCCTTGCCATGGCCGCCACCCCGCGCATGGACTTGAATAACTACTCCGCATATTTCGATATTTATGACAACGGCAGTCAATACAACCGTTCCATCGGTATGGCTTACGAAGCGGGTTCTGTAGTCAAGATCCTAACCATGGCCGCCGCGCTCGATACCAATACCGTCAAGCCCGATACTACATACATTGATACCGGCTCCATTGATGTGGGCGGTATCACCATCCAAAACTGGGACCGCCAACCTTGGGGCCAGCAAGACATGATCGGTTGTTTGCGACATTCCTTGAATGTCTGTCTCGCGTGGATCGCCACAGAGATGGGCTCGCAGAACTTCTACTCGTACATGGAACACTTTGGCCTCGGTCACCCAACCGGCATTGATCTCTCCGGCGAAGCGATGGGCAGACTCAAGATCCCGGGCGATTCGGATTGGTATCCTGTTGACCTCGGTACGAATGCATTTGGTCAGGGTGTTACTGTCACTCCTCTTCAAATGCTCATGTCCGCATCTTCCATAGCGAACCACGGACAAATGGTCACGCCGCATGTGTTGTACGCCATGCTTCGTGACGGACATCAATACAACGTGCCATCGCAATATGCCGGCACACCCATCAGCGCACAGACCGCGCAAACGCTCAGTGAAATGATGGCTATTTCAGTAGAAGGCGAATCGGCCGGTGCACTCCTGCCTGGGTATCGTGTGGCTGGAAAAACCGGTACCGCACAAATCCCCACTGATTATGGCTACGACCCCAACCACACCAATGTGTCCTTCATTGGCTGGGGCCCTGTAGACGACCCGAAATTCATGATCTACGTCTGGCTTCAGGAACCGGAAACATCCATCTGGAGTTCACAGACCGCCGCCCCTGTCTTTTCAGAAGTTGCCGAACAGACCGTTATCACACTCAACATCCCTCCTGATGTTGTTCGCAACCAATACGGATCACGTTAA